From the genome of Candidatus Thorarchaeota archaeon:
GTGAATGGCCCTTCTGAAAGCAGAAATCTCCAAGACTTTGGCTTGCGTTTTTCCTGTCTCTAGACTTCGAGAACCCCTATTCTTCTTGCTCCAGAAACCTGTAGAGAATCCCCATTTGTTTCGTAAAGATGTTGTCGGGGTGTTTCAAGGCCACGACGTATCTGCTTCCAGCTTCTATAAGAATTGGAACTAACGGGATTATGGATGCCACTTTCGCCTTGAATTTGCTTTCGACTTCTTTGATGATGGCTTCATTCTCGTATATCCGTGGCTTCTTGTTGATCACGATTTTAATCTGCGGCACCTTCAGGCGTCTAGCCACAGAAAGAGTAGCTGCTGTTCCAAGTAAATCTTGTTCATCGATCCGTGCAACTACATAGAGAACGTCAGCTGTAGCCATAGAGAGCAGTGTTTCTCTGTCTAGCCCCGGATGAGTGTCGATTATGAGATAATCTAAATCCTTCGCGCTCATGATCTCACTAAAGCCGTTTCGGAGGTCACCCACCTCGTAACCTTCTCTGAGTATGCGCGTGATATCCGTAGCATTCATGGAGCTTGGAATCAGGAAGAGACGACCATCCTTTATGCCTAGCCTGTTAGTCATGTCGATACATGCGTCAGTGATATCACAAGTTCCGCGCAGATAATCATTCAGAGTATATTTTATCTTCTGACGCCCCAATCCGAATATGATGTGGATACCGGGTGAAGCAACGTCTGTATCCATAACGGCTACTCTTTTCCCTTCGAGTGCGGCTACGGCAGCAAGATTTGCTGAGATATTCGACTTGCCTGTTCCTCCACGGAACGAATGTATCGAAACAATCTTACCCATGTTAAGCGTCTCTCCTTGTTTTCCATTCTATAACGTTTCCAAGTGTGCGCAAAACACTTACAATTCTTGAGGGTGATTCTTTTGTACTATCTGCAATTTCGCTAATAGAGTGTTGTCCATCTAGCTGATGCCAGACTATATCTAACACCTTTTGCTTTCTTTTAGGCATTCCGACGACGTCTAGGTAGGCTTTGAAACGAGAATCATCGAGTGTAAGATTCGGATACGGTTCTGATAGCCTAGCAAGACCCCTGCTCACTATTCGAGCCAATATCTCATCCAGTTTCTTACGTCCTAGCCCTGATTTCTCTCTGATTTCTGCAACTGTATAGCCATCCTGTGCTAGTTGTAGTACTTCAAGAACGGATTCTTTCATATTTTGAGGAATTTCCTCCATCAATGGCTGCTCCAGTTGTTCAGGCTTGCTCAGGGGTACCAATGGACTAAGCATTTTTTGCTCTTCAAATTCGAGAGGTTGTCTCTCCGTTTCTGGCTGGATTCTTGTTCCTACTTCCAAATCGATATCACTTACTCTCTTGTTCTCCTCTTTCAGGATTCCGTAAAGATGATTCAGTTCTTCCTTGTCATCAACAATCAAGACTGCCGTCATTCCGTTCGGGGTTCTATGGAACAACAGGGAATTGGATTGATCAAGAGACGGATGTTTGATTATTTCTCCTTGTTCCCCTTCTGCTAGAGAAACGCTATCACTGGATACTAGGTCGAGGCTTGCTTCTAGTTCATAAGTCCGTAGATTTGAGGCGATGACAAAGCCATCTTGAGTTAGGTACCCGGCTCGCTCAACACCTTCAATTTCTTCGATTCCTTGGAGAGACTTCCTTATCATTGTCATTTCTGTAAGCGGCAAGAGGCAGGTCTTGTATCTTCTGGCCATTCCCGGAACGCCATCAAATCTGTGCAGTATGCCTTCTATAGTTTCTGCAAAGGCTTCATAGCTGGAAGAATCACCATTTTTCTCCAGCAATTTCCCATAGTATTTGCTAACGAATCTTTCTGCCAACTGATTCAGAATCACGTCATAGACCTGACTGTTGTCATGTGCTGATACAAATGCAATGAAATACAAATCTCCTTTCTTGTTCCATACGAATTTGCTTTCCTGGAATTTTATTTCTTTTATTCCTTCTTCGCTAAACTTCTCAATTACATGCCCAACGAGCGATAAGAACGCTGCAACTAACTCATCAAGTCGTTTTGATCCTGCCGCCCCATAGTGAAACAGCGGAATACCGCTATCTCGTAGAACTATTATTTCAAGGGGCATTTTCTTTCACCTTTTTGATTCCACAGAAGCTCAGTTTCGCCGATTCAAGACTGACGAAGTCTGCTGCTCTCTTTTTACTAATACTCTAAATCTCTTAATACTTCGTGGTCTGGACATCCTTTGGTTTCTGCTTCAACCACTCTACTTCTGTATCTCCCATCTTTGATAGGACCTCAAAAAGCCTA
Proteins encoded in this window:
- a CDS encoding MinD/ParA family protein produces the protein MGKIVSIHSFRGGTGKSNISANLAAVAALEGKRVAVMDTDVASPGIHIIFGLGRQKIKYTLNDYLRGTCDITDACIDMTNRLGIKDGRLFLIPSSMNATDITRILREGYEVGDLRNGFSEIMSAKDLDYLIIDTHPGLDRETLLSMATADVLYVVARIDEQDLLGTAATLSVARRLKVPQIKIVINKKPRIYENEAIIKEVESKFKAKVASIIPLVPILIEAGSRYVVALKHPDNIFTKQMGILYRFLEQEE